In a genomic window of Streptomyces pristinaespiralis:
- the hpnC gene encoding squalene synthase HpnC has product MTGTAHPRADDPARGTLDKAADENFPVAPFFLPRAWRDDLMAVYGYARLVDDIGDGDLAPGGADARHLGVGPEQAGDRLALLDAFETDLRRVFDLSGDAPRHPLLRALRPAVARRSLTPEPFLGLIAANRQDQLVRRYETYGDLLAYCELSANPVGRLVLGITGTASPERLRRSDAVCTGLQIVEHLQDVAEDLARDRIYLPAEDMKRFHITEADLAAPTAGASVRALIAYEAQRARALLDEGIGLVGSVDGRLRLLLAGFVGGGRAALAAIAAAGHDVLPEPPRATRPRLLREVWTVLRRARREG; this is encoded by the coding sequence GTGACGGGCACCGCGCACCCCCGCGCCGACGACCCGGCCCGGGGCACACTCGACAAGGCCGCCGACGAGAACTTCCCCGTCGCCCCGTTCTTCCTGCCCCGCGCGTGGCGCGACGACCTCATGGCCGTCTACGGCTACGCCCGGCTCGTCGACGACATCGGCGACGGCGACCTCGCGCCCGGCGGCGCCGACGCCCGCCACCTGGGTGTCGGGCCGGAGCAGGCCGGCGACCGGCTCGCCCTCCTCGACGCCTTCGAGACCGACCTGCGGCGCGTCTTCGACCTTTCGGGCGACGCCCCGCGCCACCCGCTGCTGCGCGCGCTGCGCCCGGCCGTCGCCCGGCGCTCGCTCACCCCCGAGCCGTTCCTCGGCCTGATCGCCGCCAACCGGCAGGACCAGCTGGTCCGCCGCTACGAGACCTACGGCGACCTCCTCGCCTACTGCGAGCTGTCGGCGAACCCGGTGGGCCGGCTCGTCCTCGGCATCACCGGCACGGCGAGCCCCGAGCGGCTGCGCCGGTCCGACGCCGTGTGCACCGGGCTGCAGATCGTCGAGCACCTGCAGGACGTCGCGGAGGACCTCGCCCGCGACCGGATCTACCTGCCGGCCGAGGACATGAAACGTTTCCACATCACGGAGGCCGACCTTGCCGCACCGACCGCGGGCGCCTCGGTGCGCGCCCTGATCGCCTACGAGGCGCAGCGGGCGCGCGCGCTGCTCGACGAGGGCATCGGGCTGGTCGGCTCCGTCGACGGGCGGCTGCGGCTGCTGCTGGCGGGTTTCGTGGGCGGTGGGCGTGCCGCGCTCGCCGCGATCGCCGCGGCCGGACATGATGTGCTGCCCGAACCGCCCAGAGCGACCAGGCCGAGGCTGCTGCGTGAAGTGTGGACCGTCTTGCGAAGAGCGCGTAGAGAGGGATGA
- a CDS encoding ABC transporter ATP-binding protein has product MAENIDNRAGARVPTVIADDVHIVYRVNAGSGGKGSATAALSRILRREKGEARGVRKVHAVRGVTFTAYRGEAIGLIGTNGSGKSTLLRAIAGLLPAESGKVYTDGQPSLLGVNAALMNDLTGERNVILGGLAMGMSREEIRERYQGIVDFSGINEKGDFITLPMRTYSSGMAARLRFSIAAAKDHDVLMIDEALATGDRRFQIRSEQRIRELRKEAGTVFLVSHSNKSIRDTCDRVLWLEKGELLMDGPTDEVIKAYEKETGR; this is encoded by the coding sequence GTGGCTGAGAACATCGACAACAGAGCCGGGGCGCGCGTCCCGACGGTCATCGCCGACGACGTGCACATCGTGTACCGGGTCAACGCCGGCAGCGGCGGCAAGGGCAGCGCCACCGCCGCGCTGAGCCGGATCCTGCGCCGCGAGAAGGGCGAGGCGCGCGGGGTGCGCAAGGTCCACGCCGTGCGCGGCGTCACCTTCACCGCCTACCGCGGCGAGGCCATCGGCCTGATCGGCACCAACGGCTCCGGCAAGTCGACCCTGCTGCGTGCCATCGCCGGTCTGCTGCCGGCCGAGAGCGGCAAGGTGTACACCGACGGCCAGCCCTCGCTGCTCGGCGTCAACGCCGCTCTGATGAACGACCTGACCGGCGAGCGCAACGTCATACTCGGCGGCCTGGCCATGGGCATGTCGCGCGAGGAGATCCGCGAGCGCTACCAGGGCATCGTCGACTTCTCCGGAATCAACGAGAAGGGCGACTTCATCACCCTGCCGATGCGCACGTACTCCTCCGGCATGGCGGCCAGGCTCCGCTTCTCCATCGCCGCGGCGAAGGACCACGACGTCCTGATGATCGACGAGGCGCTGGCCACCGGTGACCGCCGCTTCCAGATCCGCTCCGAGCAGCGCATCAGGGAGCTCCGCAAGGAGGCGGGCACGGTCTTCCTCGTCAGCCACAGCAACAAGTCGATCAGGGACACCTGCGACCGCGTCCTGTGGCTGGAGAAGGGCGAACTCCTGATGGACGGTCCGACCGACGAGGTCATCAAGGCGTACGAGAAGGAGACGGGCAGGTAG